In one Gossypium hirsutum isolate 1008001.06 chromosome D09, Gossypium_hirsutum_v2.1, whole genome shotgun sequence genomic region, the following are encoded:
- the LOC107891827 gene encoding solanesyl diphosphate synthase 1, chloroplastic, with product MVKPKPIRQIMTDREKHKLSLELESLLGELPENIVDFLKEQSSSDGQMGEDEIEIDIDALSHETLYKLHKLLDDYLLEKQKNQAKAESCKMELINESGLSNSSMQPYKASTKGAVIFSRADHSVTEKMYEYGKNLGLSFQVVDDILDFTQSAEQLGKLASSDLAKGNLTAPVIFALEKEPKLRDIIESEFCETGSLNEAIELVKQCGGIERAQKLAKEKADIAIKSLQCLPQSDFRLGLEDMVMFNLERID from the exons ATGGTCAAGCCAAAGCCCATCAGACAGATCATGACCGATCGGGAGAAGCATAAATTGAGCTTAGAATTAGAGTCTTTGTTGGGAGAATTGCCTGAAAACATTGTTGACTTTCTTAAAGAGCAGAGTTCTAGTGATGGTCAAATGGGTGAGGATGAGATTGAGATCGATATTGATGCTCTAAGTCATGAAACATTGTACAAATTGCATAAACTTTTGGATGACTATTTGCTGGAGAAGCAGAAAAACCAGGCAAAAGCTGAATCCTGTAAAATGGAG CTTATTAATGAGTCAGGGCTTAGCAATTCATCAATGCAGCCGTATAAAG CTAGTACCAAGGGAGCCGTCATTTTCAGTAGAGCTGATCATAGTGTAACAGAGAAAATGTATGAATATGGAAAGAATCTTGGCCTATCATTCCAAGTTGTTGATGACATATTGGATTTTACACAATCAGCAGAGCAGCTAGGGAAACTAGCTAGTAGTGATCTAGCAAAAGGCAACCTCACAGCACCTGTAATTTTTGCGCTCGAAAAAGAGCCAAAACTTAGAGATATCATTGAATCTGAGTTCTGCGAGACTGGTTCCCTTAACGAAGCAATCGAACTAGTAAAGCAATGCGGGGGAATCGAAAGGGCACAAAAGTTGGCAAAAGAGAAAGCTGATATTGCAATCAAGAGTCTCCAATGTCTTCCTCAAAGCGATTTCCGGTTAGGGCTTGAAGATATGGTGATGTTTAATCTAGAAAGGATTGATTAG